In the genome of Nitrospinota bacterium, the window GATACGGGACTGAACCTGTCGGAGCAGGAGGCGAAGCAGGTACTTTTGGAAGGGAAGATAAAAGTCTACGGCGCCGAGAAAGATTTTTCCGTTTCGATCGAGGAGATCGTTGAGGACTACCTGGAAGGGATACTGAATACGCTGACATCAAGATGGGAAGACAGGTTGCAGAGGTCGAGCGTACTGCTCATCGGGGGAGGCGGGGCGCATTATATGAAAGCGTTTCTGCCGGAGAGGTACAGGAACATCGTGCATATCCCGGACGATCCTGAATTTTCTAATGCGCGGGGTTTCCGTAAAGCGTTTATGGCAAAGAAGTTTAAGTGATAAATGGTGAAGAAGAAAAAGCTCATCGTGACGCTACAGGAAGAGGGTCTGCTTGAAAAAGTGAACTCTCTTCCGAAGTCTGCCAGGGGTAGAGTAGTGGAAGCTTCGCTCAGGGCCTATTTCGATTCCCCTGCCGGTAAAAGCGTCCTGGATGTATTCGCCAAATCTGTGCCGAGGACGACACCTTCCAAGCCAGCCAAAGGCGTCCTCGGCGATTTTGGTTAGTTGTACAATTTAAAGTGAATTCTTATTGATTATCCAATTATGTCTAGATCTAAAATACCTTCAAACTTCAATTCAGCTCTTTCTATAATATCTCGAATATTTGCTTCATTCGGTTTACGTTTTTTTACCTCTTCAATGTCAACTTTTAAAGAAATATCTGAAGCCACATTTATATCAAAGTACTCTTGTACCTCAATTATGTGTTCCATTTGATCATCACTTACAGATATCTTTTCAACTTTCTCATCACTCAATGTATAAAATTGGGATTTCAACAGGGTATAGTCGACCAAAGTTTCTGGCATGTCAAAAGTTATCGGAATACTTAAAAGACCATTACCGAAATAATTGGCATTGGTGGTATCAATTTCAATATTTATAGGATCCGGTATCATAGAAATAAGCGCATCGTTATTGTCATTCGGAATAAGAGGGCTATGAATTTCCATCCAAGCTAACTCAGACAGAGAAAGGTTGGTGACTTTATCATTTAAAATAGAATCATTCTGCTTAAGAAAATTCAAAATATTTTGATAGTAAGGAAGCTCATCAATTTTCTTCAGTATATCCTGGCAATTCTTATTACCAAGGAAAGCCTTTAAGGTATCGAATACCATTATTGTCCCCTCACCGTTATTATCAACCATTTCTCTAAAAGGCTTATCTCTGCTGATAAAAACTAGATCGCCATATACTTTTCCTTTTAATTCTTCTAAAAAGTACCAAATAAAAGCATCGGGGAAATCAGCACGATTTTTGATTGATTTAAAAGGAGGGGAGCCATTGAAATATGCCGCGATAACATCATCCGCATAGGCGGTACTTGTTTTAGATACCGTAATGTTCAATTCTGCAATCAAGTCATCAAAATCTTTTACATATTTCTGATCGTTATAATTAGATATTTTATTAGAATTATTTACCCACAAGTCGAATTCTCTTTTAATGCTTGGGGATAACCGTAAAATATTTTCAGACTTTTTTACTAGTTTTTGAAAATCTTTTATGGTCGACCGGCAGGAATTTTGAATGGAGGTTGTGACTTCACGATACACCACATATGGTAGGTGTATCTTTATTTCTTGGTTTTGGGTTAGAGTTTTTAAGGCATTAAAAATAGACGGACTGAAAAGAGTACCAGATATAATTTCAGAAGAATCGATAACAAGATAAATCATTTTATTGATTCTATACGAAATGACATACCTCGTCGAATTTTTATTAACTCATGTAAAAAGCAAATACATTCTCACCTTATGAAATCCCATAAAAAGGGTACCCCCTTTGCGCATTAAGGTTATGGAAGGTAATCGAATGCTGGAAAGGGGGAGAATTTGAAGAAAAACCTGATTTTACTGATATTTGCCGGTTTATCAATTGGTATCGCGCTCAATACCGCAGAGGCGTGCGGGGAGTGCGGGGGATGCAATGAAGATGAATCGGGCGGGTTCGCCTGTGGCGAAAGCAATTCATCCTGTGACGGATCAGGTATCGAAGTAGTTGGATTGCCCGAAGTTCCAGATCGAAAATGGGCAACTCTTCAAAAGGTGCGATATCGATACCAGGGAAATCTACTTGCCGTACAAGATGGACAGTACCCAACGGATGTTATCTGTGAAAGATGTCCTTCACCGGTATCGCCGGAACTGGAACCCGTTATCACGGTACCTTTCAAAAACAGGATGTGCGAAGCTCCAGTCAGTTCATTTGAGCGAAAGCTTGTTGCAAAGATTTTCTTCCCTTCCGGTGAAATAGATCCCATCAATGAACAAAAAGACCTTCTATTGAAGGCTTTCCAGGTTCTGGATGGATATCCAATCAGAAATATTTCCGTTACGGGCCATGCATGTGAATATTCAGAAAATCTTCTTAACAGTCAATTATCAATTGAACGTGCCAGATCAATATCAAACATGTTATGGAGCGAGGGTTTCCGTGTAGATCGTTTTTCAGGGAACGGATCGAACTTCCCTTTGACAGGGAAAGTTGAGGATGTCGAGTTAAACAGGCGGGTAGAGGTATACGCCGAGATTTCTGATTTTAATTGCATAGGAGAAGATGATGGGAAATAGGTTTAAGTCAGTTCTGGGAATTTTGTGTGTCGTTTCCATGCTGGCAACCACTGGGAGCCAGGCATTCAGCCTTAAAGGGGATGCAAAAGATGCAAAGGTAAAAGAAAAGCTACAAAAAGAATTCGGTATTTCTTTCAGCAGCATCAAGGCGATGGAGATACCGGGACTTTTCGAAGTTGTGGCGGGACCTGAAATCTTTTATTACTTCGAAAAGACCGATTGGATATTTCAAGGGGCCATATACGACAAAGAAAACAACATAACAGAGAAACGCAAAGCAGAACTGGCAGCCGAGAAATTGAAAACCCTTCCGCTGGATAAGGCGATGAAAATCGGCAACGGTAAAAATATAGTTGTTGAGTTTTCAGATCCTGACTGCCCCTACTGCAGGAAGGCGGCTGAATTTCTAGATGCAAGGAACGATGTTACTAGGTACGTTTTCTGGTCGCCTTTGCCGATCCATCCTGACGCACCTAAAAAAGCTGCATACATTCTATGTGAAAAGGATCAGGCGGCGGCATACACCCATGTGATCAAGGGGAATCTGGATTCAATTGGCTACGGCATTGATAAAAGTTGCGAGGCCGATGCTGCCAAAATAGTTGATAGTCATTTGCAGGTAGCCGCTTCAATGGGGGTTCGGGGAACTCCTGATTTCTATATCAATGGGGAACATGTGGTTGGAGCGAATATTAACAGGATTAAGGAGTTGTTAGATGAAAAGGAATGATTTTAAAGGGAGTATTGCCATGAACAGAACTGAAACATTCGGACTTTTCCTTTTAGCGTTTGTAGCTGTAATGCTTATTCCGGCTGTTCAGGATGTGTATGCGATAACCGCGCCAGCTACGGGCACACCTGCCTATGACGTTTACGATCTGGCTGTAAACAAGTTTCTCAAAGGTGCGATTGGATTTTCAGTTGCATCAGGAATGATCGGTTACGCAGGATTCAAGGCGCTACAAAATGATGTGTTTGGAGCTATCGGCTCAGGTATTGGCGGCGGAATACTGCTCGGCGCTCCTTCAATAGTAGGATCTCTTGGGGCGCTGATTTAAATAATGGAGCGAAAACGATTCCCGCAATATCTGAATTCGCCATTACAGGTCCTGTGGCTGGAATCTGACGAATTTGCGATTTTTTTAATATGTCTGGTACTGACGATTA includes:
- a CDS encoding PIN domain-containing protein produces the protein MIYLVIDSSEIISGTLFSPSIFNALKTLTQNQEIKIHLPYVVYREVTTSIQNSCRSTIKDFQKLVKKSENILRLSPSIKREFDLWVNNSNKISNYNDQKYVKDFDDLIAELNITVSKTSTAYADDVIAAYFNGSPPFKSIKNRADFPDAFIWYFLEELKGKVYGDLVFISRDKPFREMVDNNGEGTIMVFDTLKAFLGNKNCQDILKKIDELPYYQNILNFLKQNDSILNDKVTNLSLSELAWMEIHSPLIPNDNNDALISMIPDPINIEIDTTNANYFGNGLLSIPITFDMPETLVDYTLLKSQFYTLSDEKVEKISVSDDQMEHIIEVQEYFDINVASDISLKVDIEEVKKRKPNEANIRDIIERAELKFEGILDLDIIG
- a CDS encoding OmpA family protein, with amino-acid sequence MKKNLILLIFAGLSIGIALNTAEACGECGGCNEDESGGFACGESNSSCDGSGIEVVGLPEVPDRKWATLQKVRYRYQGNLLAVQDGQYPTDVICERCPSPVSPELEPVITVPFKNRMCEAPVSSFERKLVAKIFFPSGEIDPINEQKDLLLKAFQVLDGYPIRNISVTGHACEYSENLLNSQLSIERARSISNMLWSEGFRVDRFSGNGSNFPLTGKVEDVELNRRVEVYAEISDFNCIGEDDGK
- a CDS encoding DsbC family protein; this translates as MMGNRFKSVLGILCVVSMLATTGSQAFSLKGDAKDAKVKEKLQKEFGISFSSIKAMEIPGLFEVVAGPEIFYYFEKTDWIFQGAIYDKENNITEKRKAELAAEKLKTLPLDKAMKIGNGKNIVVEFSDPDCPYCRKAAEFLDARNDVTRYVFWSPLPIHPDAPKKAAYILCEKDQAAAYTHVIKGNLDSIGYGIDKSCEADAAKIVDSHLQVAASMGVRGTPDFYINGEHVVGANINRIKELLDEKE